The DNA segment CGACCAAATCCCATGACTATCCGACAAGGGTAAAGCTGGCGTTTCAGAATAAGACCGGGTGGATCGTTCTGGATCAGATAAGAACAGTCGATAAGAAGCGGCTGGTAAAACGGCTCGGTATGATAGACAAAAAAAAGGTTCAAAAAGTTAAGGCGATTATCAAAGAGCTGCTGGTAGATTGAGCCGGTGCGGAACCAGCTGATGTTCGTGGACAGTTTCTTTAACCTGCATAAGAGATGATTAAGGCCTTATCAATACGCGCCGAGTTTATACTGGTCACCGTCTTTTCATTCGGCTATTTCTCTCTCAGCTCGATCATCTATTTCATCATGCCCCGCAACACTGCCCCAATCACGCAAAATCATCTCGCGTCGTTGACAGTTGTTGAGGTGGTGATGCTCGCCCTTGTGCTCTGGTTCCTGAAGGAGCGGGGCTGGGAGTTCGCTGATTTCAAGATCCGGCCGTCGGTCCGCGCAACTGCATCCGGCATTCTGCTGGCCCTCTTTGCCTACGGCTCGTATGTCATGCTCTGCTTGGTCCTCAACAGCATATCGCCGGAGTATCTGCAGAGCATCAGTCAGACACCCCTCACCAGCAGCGAGATCAGTTTTGCTCATATTATGGCCGTCTCGATAATCAACCCGCTTTACGAGGAACTGCTTGTCGTCGGATACGTGATAGGAACATTGAAGAGGATGAAGAACATAACCTATGCCGTGAACGTGAGCGTCGCCATCCGGCTTCTGTATCATCTGTATCAGGGGCCGCTCGGCATTATGGCGATTATTCCGACAGGGTTGATCTTTGGCTATTGGTATGCGAA comes from the Nitrospirota bacterium genome and includes:
- a CDS encoding type II toxin-antitoxin system PemK/MazF family toxin codes for the protein MQYDVYLINLDPTIGHVKKTRPCLIISPDELNDNLQTVIIAPMTTKSHDYPTRVKLAFQNKTGWIVLDQIRTVDKKRLVKRLGMIDKKKVQKVKAIIKELLVD
- a CDS encoding CPBP family intramembrane metalloprotease; this translates as MIKALSIRAEFILVTVFSFGYFSLSSIIYFIMPRNTAPITQNHLASLTVVEVVMLALVLWFLKERGWEFADFKIRPSVRATASGILLALFAYGSYVMLCLVLNSISPEYLQSISQTPLTSSEISFAHIMAVSIINPLYEELLVVGYVIGTLKRMKNITYAVNVSVAIRLLYHLYQGPLGIMAIIPTGLIFGYWYAKRETLWPVIVAHAFIDFSGLAVAQWVK